DNA from Roseofilum reptotaenium CS-1145:
TATTCAACGGACTTGATATGAATTAAAAACTAAATGCCCAAACTTGATTGAAAGTTTTTGATCCCTCAATACCCATTATCCATTACTCCCCATTAACTAGCACGAAGCGCTATAGATAAATTCTAACCTTCCTGTTTGTGCATCTAAGCACACTGAAGCGCCAACGGGTAAGGCTCCATTTTCACCATCATGACCAAAGGGTAAATCAGAAACGATCGGAATACCTAAGTCTGAGAGGCGATCGCCTAAAACCTCTTCTACGGTTAAACTCGGTCGTCCTTGGGGAGCTTCACATTGACTAAACCGACCCAAGGCAATCCCTCGAACTTGGCTTAAAAGCCCGCTCATGCGCCACTGAGTGAGCATCCGATCTATGCGATAGGGCATTTCTCCGACATCTTCCCAGGCTAAAATCACTCCCTGAACATCAGGTTGTAGAGGTGTACCCAGCAGATGGGTGGCTACAGTTAAATTACCCGGCAGTAAAATTCCTTCTGTGCGATCGCCTCCCCATCCTTTACCTTGAAGAGCAGCTAAGGGTTCTCCACGAACAGCGGCCCATAAACGCTCTAAAGACCATGAGGGTTCCTGGGAGAGGGTAGTCAGTACAGGCGCATGGATGCCTCCGCCCACTCCTTGGTAAAATTGGCTCCATAACAACCCAGTAATATCAGAAAATCCAATTAACCATTTGGGATACTGTTTCCAAGGGAGATCCTCGATCCAGGGTTCTAATAAGCGAGTCGTTCCATAACCTCCGCGAACACATAGAATACCGCGACACTGAGGATCGTGGAGAGCGTCAAGGAGTTGAGTGCGGCGGTCTCCATCTTTTCCGGCCAAATATCCCCATTGGTCATAAATTCTCTCATCAACCTTGACCTGATATCCCTGTTGTTTCCATAGTTCCAGTCCAGCTTGAAAACGCTGCTGTTCTTGCAACGGGCCACTAGGAGCAATGACCGTTAATTGATCTCCAGCTTGAAGGGGAGGAGGGAGTGCTAAAGCCAGGGGCATGATCTTAACGACAGGATAATCAGGATTTACCTTGTCTAGGATACTCTGGTTTGTGGGAAAGCTTAAAGAAAGTAATCCCCCAGTTGTCCCCAACTGGAGGAGTTCATCAGGGTGCATCTACCATTTCTATATACTCTCTGATTTTGATCCGATCCGGAAGGAGATCAGACCCCTCATCAGATCAATTGACTGATTGGGGTATAATACCCAATATCTATTGAAATTATCTGGTATCATTAGTCACGATTCTAAGTCTTTGATCGATCGCACTGAATGAGTGGGTGAAAATCGTTAGATTATTGTCTCAAGTAATAGGCAAAAGGCAATAGACCACGTCCTAGTCCTATAACGCTACATTACAATAATTAACATTTCTTAGTCATTTCCCGACTCAATCCATGCAAGTCACCGTTTCATCAAACAGTCCATCCGATCTAACTGGCCAATATTGGGATTGGCGCGGCCATTCCATTTACTATACCCAAGCTGGACAACCCCATCCTCAACGCCCCTCCTTACTCCTAGTTCATGGGTTTGGGGCATCTACCGACCACTGGCGCAAAAATATTGCTGAACTTCAGGAAGATTTTCAGGTTTGGGCGATTGATTTGCTCGGATTTGGGCGATCGAGTAAACCCAAATTAACCTATAGTGGAGACCTCTGGCGCGATCAACTCCATGACTTTATTACCCAAGTCATAGGTCAGCCTGCAATTTTAGCTGGCAATTCCCTCGGTGGTTACGCCTCTCTCTGTGTCGCCGCTCAATATCCCCAGTCAGCCGTCGGTTTAGTCCTTATCAACAGTGCTGGGCCTTTTTCTGATAGTGAACCTAAGACCCCACCCAACCCCATCAAAGCCACTATCGGTAAAATAACGCGTTGGCTATTTCTGCAACCAGGGATTAACTTTTGGCTGTTTCAATATGCTCGTCGTCGTGCCACTATCCGTAAAACCCTCCTCAAGGTCTATCTGGATAAAACCGCCGTCACTGACCAACTGGTAGAAGAAATTTATCGCCCCTCCTGTGATGTTGGTGCTCCTGACGTTTTTGCCGCCGTCTTCAAAACTCCTCCTGGCGCAAAAGTCGATCATCTCTTGCAGCAACTTGCCTGTCCTCTCTTAGTTCTTTGGGGAGAAGCTGACCCCTGGATGAAGGCTAGGGAAAGAAGTCCTAAATTCCATCAATATTATCCCGATCTGACAGAACATTTCCTCGAAGCAGGGCATTGCCCCCATGACGAAGTTCCCACTCAGGTGAATGAGTTAATCCGCAATTGGGTATATGGGACTACGCCCTAGGAAATAGGGGATGGAGAACACCGACAAGTAGGGGCAAAAAATTTTTCACCCCTACTGCTCCTTGCCTTTTGCCGAGCAATTCTGTCAGACGATATTAACAAATGTTGTCAACTTCAATTTATTGTGTTAAGTTTGGTTACAGATACTTGAAATCTCACCGGAGTTCTGAAAGATGGAAAAGCAAGACAATAAATTGGGTTTCACTGCCTTCGCCGAAACTTGGAACGGCCGCCTCGCAATGCTAGGGATTATCATCGGTTTAGCTACGGAGTTCATGACCGGTCAAGGTATCCTTTCTCAACTTGGCTTAATGTAATCTCCGATGGCATTCATCAATGAATGCCATCATCTCTAACCGAAACAATCTCTTTGTAGAGAGGAGTCAGCGATCGCTGATTCCTCTCTTTTTCTTGTATCTATTAACAGATTTCCTTCATAGAACAAGAAAACTTAGAAATTGAGTGATGTCGCTCAAATTGAATGGACAGGGCTGGTATTGTCTACCCTACTCGACTAGACTATATTTAGGACTTGACAAAACGCTCAGGTACGATTGCTATGGAATTTATTAATCCCAAAACCGACTATGCTTTTAAGAAAATATTTGGCTCAATTCAAAGCAAAAATATTTTAATCAGCTTTCTAAATGCTTTGGTCTATGAAGGGCATTCCACCATCAAAGATTTAGAAATTATCAATCCCAATTTACCGCCTCAACTTGAAGGGTTGAAAGATACCTATCTTGATGTCAGAGCGACTCTCAATGATGGGACGCTCGTGATTATTGAAATGCAGGTCTTAAATGTTCAGTCTTTTGGGAAGCGGGTCTTATTTAATGCTGCCAAAGCTTATAGCTTTCAACTGCAAAAAGGGCAAGGATATCGAATGCTAAAACCAGTGGTTGCTTTGACTATTACTGATTTTGATATGTTTCCTGAACGCAATCGGCTCATTTCTCGCTTTGTTTATCGAGAGAAATCAGAAGGATGGCACTACCCTGATAATGATTTGGAGTTAGTCTTTGTGGAATTACCCAAGTTTACTAAAGACTTAAATCAGCTTGAAACCTTAGCGGATAAATGGATTTACTTTATGAAATTTGCGCGATCGCTTACGTCTATTCCAGAATCTCTCAATGAGATTCCAGAATTCCATCAAGCCTTTGAGATTGCTAATGAAGCGGGTTTAACACCAGAGGAACTAGAAGCGTTAGAACGTCGGGAAATGTTTATTTACGATCAACAGGGGGCGATCGCTTTGGGACGACAGGAAGGACGACAAGAAGGACGGCAAGAAGGAATTGAACAAGGAAAACGTGACATTGCTCGAAATTTATTGGGTCAATTGAATGATGAGACAATTGCACAAGCAACGGGATTAAGTTTGGAGGCTGTTGCAGCTTTACGTCAGGAAATATAGCCAGCAAGGTGGGCAATCACCCACTCATCTCGATCTTTGATCGCGAGTTTAGCAGAAGTAGCGATCGCACCACTCTGGATTTTCTTTACCCACCCTATCCAACTTCATTTTATTTAGTTATACTCTTAGATAGCGATTGAGCTATACAATGGAAGCAATCAGCTATCTAGCCTCAATCCCCTACAAACCCTATCAGAAGTGAAGCCAATGATGTACTCCAACGCTCGTTTAGCTGCGGGCCCTTTAAAATCCTCAGAAGCAGAAGGATTACTGTATATGCGAGAAGAGGAAAAATTGGCACACGATATCTATCTATCTCTATATACCCGTTGGCAACTTCCTATTTTTGACAATATCGCCCAAAGCGAGACTCGTCATATGAATGCTGTTCTCAGACTGCTCAACCGTTACGGACTCGACGATCCGATCGCCAATAACAACCCAGGTGTTTTTACCAATCCAGACTTACAACAACTATACGATGCCTTGCTCAAAACCGGTCATCGCTCTTTAGCCGATGCTCTCAAAGTTGGGGCAGAGATTGAAGAACTGGATATTGTTGATCTAGAAGAGAAGATCGATCAAACTCAAAAACCCAACATTCAACAAGTGTATGGTAATTTAATGCGAGGCTCTCGTAATCATTTACGCTCGTTTGTCTCTGTTTTAAGTCGTCAAACTTCTGACACCTACCAACCCCAACATTTATTGGTAGAACAATACAACGCTATTATCAGTTCCGCTCACGAACCCGGAGGACAAGGAGGACATCATAGTAGAGAAGGACATCGTGGGGGTTATCGCTGGGGCAGGAGATGTGGAAATCGTTGGATGCAGCGGCATAGGGGCGCAAGGATACGGAGATTTGAGTAAGAAAGATGATAGGCGCTAGGCAATAGTCCTCTTCTATCACTCTAGGAAAGTACAATCGAAGTCCAATTCTAAAACTTAGTAAGGGCATGATGTTGATCGATCTCACACTAACAGAAACTCAGACTCAAATGGGCTTTGAGGATTGTCTATCCCTCTTCTGTCACTCTGGGAAAACACTTGTCTTGACTGAATTCTAGAACTCTTGCCGCATCCGCGATCGCGACGTTTTTTCCTAACAGAAACTCAAAAATCTAGTCAGATCGGCAAATGTCTCTGTCTACAGGGGATACAGCGATCGCGATTTCCGAAAGTGACAGAAGAGGGCTATAGCGTTTCTCTCTTCTATGAGGTACAGCTTGAAGCCTTAGAACCTAAGCCATGCAAGCTATTGCAAAGCAAGCCTATTGCTAGAGTGCCTAGCGCGAAGCGCTATATATTTTCCCGAGTTCTTATTTATTAAATTCTTTTAATACATTGATCAACAATATCAATCAATTTCAATCGTTTTGTCCTTCCCGCTAATTGGGAGATGTCCTATTCCTTGAACTCGGAGAGTGACAGAAGAGGGATAGTCTTCAAGTATTGGTTTTCCTCAGTTTCCGTTGTAAGGGAATTCGAGGAGTAATAGAAATATCGTAATTGATAAACGATAGCACCAATTGAAAACCAAGAATAATTGGGAGAGCTGCTAACATCACAGTTCCCGCAGTCGCCGTTTCTCCAGTAGTAAAGCTTTTCAGCCAAGAGAAACTACCGAAGATAAAACCAAAGAGTAATAGAGGAAGTCCGAGTAATAGCTCTACGGAAGCAATAGAAAAACTTCTCAAGTAATAATTATAGAAAATTCGCTTGATAAAATTATGGCAATTTCCCCATAAAAAGGGTAAGAAAATCTTCATAATCTTCAGATTACTTTGCTCATCTCCATATTGCGAAGGCATGGGAATATCTATTACCACCGCTTGCACGGTATTCAGACGAAAGAGTAAATCCGATTCAAAGAAAAACCGTTTACTCAGTTTCCGCAGAGGAATGAGTTCTAAAACAGCATGATGAATAGCGGTATAGCCATTTGTAGGATCAAATAATTCCCAATATCCAGAGGATAATTTAGTCAAAAACGATAAGCCTGCATTTCCTAAGACGCGAATTATAGGCATCCCTTGCAGGTGTTCTGGATGATAGAAGCGATTACCTTTAGTGTAATCTGCTTCTCCTGAGAGTAGGGAAGCAATCAATTGGGGAATAAAACGAGGATTCATTTGCCCATCTCCATCCAGCTTAATCACAATGCTTGCTCCGTCTAGAAGTGCCTGTTGATATCCGGTAATCACTGCACCACCAACCCCCTGATTTTGGCGATGATAGAGGACTTGAATTCGGTGATCTTGATTGTTGTTTTCAATAAACTCACCCGTGTTTTCTGGGCAACAATCATCAACCAGATAGATTTGATCCACTTCTGTGCCAATTTGAGATAAAACAGAATTGATATGTTGGCGAACTCGGTAACAGGGAATAATGACAGCAACTTGTGGCTTTAAACTCAATTTAACTCCCCTCTTTTATTGATAATTCATGACAATCAAGCCGGACATAATTAGGGTAACTCCCACCAAGTAACGAGCATCAACTTTTTCCCCTAAAAACAGGCTACTCAACAGGGGAACAATGACAAAGGCTAAAGCCATAAAGGGGTAGGCTTGATTTAGGGGAATAAATCGCAATAACCACATCCAAAATAGGGTTGCCGAGCCGTAAATAATTAAGGCACTCCAGAGATAGGGATTGCTGACATAGCTCATCAGTGTTACTTCTTGGGGAGAATGGATATTACTGAAATTTGCAGCTAATTTAAATAGTAGTTGTCCTAGACTAATGCTAAAAACGCAAGCAATGAGATAAAGGATAATAGATGGGTTCATAAATATAGTGCTTTGTGCTAGGCACTCTAGCAATAGACAATAGGGTTATAGTCAGAAGTGTTGAATGTTAGCTTAATGCAAAAAAAAAGAGAATAAAATATGGTGTTTTATTTTTAAATATTAAAATAATATTCTCTAAATGCTAGCATTCTTTACCAATCTGGTCAAACCGATTCTCAAGTCATTGTCTGCTCATAACTACCCAGTTCTCAACTCTCGCCTCTTCTTTGAAATCTGGTTAAACTTCTTACTCGATAGTAGTTTGACTCAGAAGTGTTGAATTTCGACATAAAACTTTACATTTAACTGAAGAAAAGTCCCTAGTGAACTAAATGAGGGTTTCTGGAATCAGATCGTAGCTCCAATGAATAATAGAGCAGCGCCGACTAAGTTCGACTGGCAAATAACGGAATTTATCCAACAGGGTTTGGCCATAGAATAGATTGGGGCGAAGTTACAAGTTATTCCTCGCATGTTCAGTCATAGATTGCGTACGGAGGCGATCGCCGAATTACTGGATTTACCGCTAGAAACAGTTACCGAGACTCTTGCTGATTGAAAGCAGCAAGAGTAAACGAGAAGCAACCCTAGGGTGTGTTATTGAACACACCCTAAAAAATCCATTAACTTCTGAGGGTGACGCTAAATTTCTCGACTAGAGCATCGCGAACCTGTTGATGGATGGGTTCAACATCGGTATCTGCTAAAGTCCGATCGCCCGCTCGATACACCAGACGAAAGGCTAAAGATCGCTGTCCTTCCGGCACATTTTCGCCCTGATACCGATCGAACAGTTCCACAGATTCCAATAATGAAGAACCTTTCGGTTGTCCTTTTGCTGCTGCTTTCACCATCGCTTTCTCAATTTCTGCCACAGAAATTTGGCGATCGGCAAAGAAGGCTAAATCGCGATCGCTTCCCGGATAAGTGGAATAGCCTTTATAAACCGGTTGCAGCTTTTCATCCTGCTCCAGCGTCGCCAGAATTACCTCTAAATCCAGTTCAAAAGCATACACCTCATCCGGTATTTCCAACTCCTGACACAACTGGGGATGAAGCTGTCCAAACGTTCCTAACCGTTCCCCTTGTAGCCATAGGGAAGCGGTGCGCCCTGGATGAAATCGCTTATCTTGTTGATTTGGCTGATACTCGACTTGGGTTGGGGTAATGCCTGAACCGGGTAAAACACCTCCGGGTGTGGATAATCCAACCCGCTCAAACACCGCTTCTAGCAGTCCTTTGGCTTCATACCAGCTTAGGGTGGCAGGTTTTCCTCCCCGAATCCAGTTGCCCATACTAGAAGCACTGATGATACCGGCAACAGAATCTGCTTCCATGAGTCCATCTTCTTCATTCCAGAAGATGCGGCCAATTTCAAACCCATTCAGGGGGCCATTACCTTGCTCTAAATTGTACTGAAAGGCCAGAATGAGACTCGATAATAACTCAGTGCGTAGGGTGGAGTATTCCGTAAACAAGGGATTGGCGATCGCCACCTGAGTTGAATCAGCCGAAAGTAAACTGTCCTGACGCAGATGACTCAACCCATAGGAATAATGCATCACTTCCGTTAAGCCAACTCCTCGCAGAGCTTCCCGTAACTGCCGTACAATCGACTCATCCGCCGGTAGATATCCCGGTTCGGATTGGGCGGGTAGGGTTTCGCAGAAATTATCATAACCGTACAAGCGAGCAATCTCTTCAATCAGATCGATTTCCCGCTCTAAATCTCGGTAGCGATAGGGAGGAATAGTCACTATCCAAGTGGGGGCGCTCCCTTCGACTCCGCTCAGGGAGCGTCCTGAATTTTGTTGTTCCAGAGTACAGCCCAAAGCGCTTAAAATCCGTTCGACATCTTCCGGTAGAAGTTCCCCTTCCTGGGGTTCTTCTTTCGTCTCTTCAGGATTCGCTAAGGGAGAACCTAATACTTGTTTGACGCGATCGAAACGCAGAGAAATTTGCCGTCCTCCAGTTTGGCGCTCTCCTCGAAAATCAGCTATCTCGCCAGCTACCACCTCACCAGAAGCCAACTCTTGCAACAATTGAATAGCCCTAGCCGCAGCTACGTCTAACTCTGCTGGGTTTACTCCGCGCTCGTATCGCGCTGAAGCTTCCGTTCGCAGTCCTTGGGAGCGAGCGGAACGGCGAGTGACAATGGGGGTAAATAGGGCAGCTTCGAGTAAAATTCGTGTAGTTTCGTCATGGACTTCTGTGGCTTCTCCCCCCATTACCCCGGCTAAGGCTACCGGTTGGTCATTGGCGGTAATGACCAAGGTATCGGACTGACCGCTCTTAGCAGAACAGAGATCGCGAGATTGTCCATCTAGGGTAACTAAAGTTTCTCCAGCTTGGGCAAAGCGGACTCCAATGGTCGGGGATTGGGTGTCAGTGACGGTTAAGAGGCGATCGTAATCGAATGCATGGAGGGGTTGACCCCATTCGAGCAACACATAATTGGTGATATCCACCACATTATTAATCGGACGTACTCCGGAAGCCACTAAGCGCTGTTGCAGCCAAGCCGGAGAAGGCATCAGTTGCAGTCCTTCAATCACTGTACCGATATAAACTGGACAAGGATAGCGATCGCTTCCCCTTCCTTGACTGTTCTGCTCATCAAGCTTGACAACTACCTTCCCATTCTGCCCTGGGGGAGAAAATGGTTCCAGATTCGGCAGTTTTAGAGTCGCCCCGGTTAAAGCCGCCACTTCCCGAGCAATACCCACTAAACTTAGGGCATCTGCTCGGTTTGCCGTCGAAGTCAGATCCAAAATCACATCATCTAAACCCAAGAGGGGACGGACATCAGAACCCAGAGTTAAGTCCTCTTGGGTAAAAATATGAATCCCTTCCGATTCTTTTTCCAGTCCCAATTCCGACAGAGAGCAAATCATGCCGTAAGATTTGACTCCCCGCAGTTTAGCCGGTTTAATTTTTAAGTCGATTTTGCTCAGATAGGTTCCTACCACCGCCACCGGTACGCGAATACCCTGGCGAGCATTGGAGGCTCCACAGACAATATTGAGGGGTTCCTCAGCGCCGACATTGACTTGGCAAACTTGAAGCTTATTGGCATTGGGGTGGGGCGCAGCTTCCACAATTTCACCAATAACGACTCCGTCAGCCCAAGTGCGGCGGTCTTCAATGTCTTCTACTTCAAAGCCTGCCATAGTTAAAGTATGAGCGAGTTCATCGGCAGACAGGGTGATATCGACAAGTTCTTGCAGCCAGTTCAGTGAGATACGCATGGATGGGGGTTTGTTCTCTAATAGTCTCTCTCAATCCTTTATTTATTTTGCGCTTCTAGAGGCCCCTTTGCCAAGATGGGCACGTATGATATTGCAGCCAGCAATAAGGATCGGAGCATCTCCAGCTAGAATTATTTGCAACTCGATTGGGTATTCCAACCAGGATTATCTGAAAACTTCGCATACACCCAACGGTCTGTCGAGTTAGACTAAAATAGAGAAGTTGTCTGAAGATTGTTAGTTCATCATCGATTGTAAAAAAGGAATGTTAAATGGAAACCATTTCACAAAATCAATACGCCAATCTAATTAATGAATTAGTCGATCGAGCGATTGAAAACGATCGGCCGATTTTATTACAAGGTTCAGCCGGTAATGCCATTGTGATTAGTGAAACAGAGTGGAATGCGATTCAAGAAACTCTGTATTTACAATCTATACCTGGAATGTCTCAATCCATTAAAGAAGGTGGACAAACTCCTGTGGAAGATTGTGTTGATGAATCAATAATTAGGGACATTTTAAATGGATGAAATAGAAGAATGGGCGATTATATTTACTAAGCAAGCAGAAAAAGATTCTCGAAAAATAGCATCTGCTGGGCTGGGAAAGCAAGTGACAAGAATTCTGGACGTAGTTAAAGAAAATCCTTATGCCACCTATCCTCCCTATGAAAAACTAAGCGGAGATTTACAGGGTTACTATTCTAGAAGAATTAATATTCAGCATCGTTTGGTTTATCAAATATTACTAGAAGAAAAAATCATAAAAGTTATCCGAATGTGGACACATTATGAATTGTGAACTGGAAAACTTGGCGGTAAAGTAATTGGTCTTTCCAAAATTGCCCGTATTTGTGAAATGTATGGCCGTCATCTGATTGCATCAAGAGTGAAGCAGATAAGATAGATATTGTCTAATGTTATATTAGCTGCCGAAAACACACATGCCTCAACAAGACCCCGACATGCGCCCGCCTTGGGAGGAGTTCCCAACGTAAATTCTGCAAGTATTACGTCACAGGATGGAAACGTTACCAATTTCACCTTGCCAATGGCCAGAGACGATCTTATCTTATTAAAGAGTCTCTGATTTTCCTGCTTTTGAGTCCTATCGGGATGAACTACGTCCTGTTGAGTCAAACTCTACAGCAGATAGTTTATCAACAATGGATCAAGATTTTAATCGCTATGACTGATGTTTACATTCTTTCGTCACAAGGTTCTCCTCTAGCGCTGTTTGAGCATCAAGAATCGGATATGTGGTATCTATTCGGGAAAATTGAGCCAATTCAATCAGGTAAGGTTGACATTAACAAAATTTTTGAAGTGACAAAGACTCTTGATTTCAAGATAGTGATGTCCGATTGGTCTCAAGGGTATCGATGTGAGTTGGAATCTGAAGACTCATCAATTCCATGTGTCCTTATGGAATGTAATTCACGACAGGTTAGCCTCAGAATGCTTTCAGCAGAAGAAACCATAGAATGGTCAAACTGCAACATTCGGCCACTATCTACAATCTACAGTTAACTCGATCGCGTTGGACTAGCTGCTGATTGATTTCATTTACCCCATCTCGAACAAGTGCCACTCTACGACCATCACCTCGATACCCCGACCTAGGACAGGGGAATGGGTTGATCCCTGACTTAATTTTTGTGGTATCATCCTATTTTGTGAGAATGATTATCATTTTACTTTCAATCTATGACCCTTACATCCAGCGACATCACTCGATCGCCAATTGAGATTCCCAAGCGAGGGATGCCAATTACCATCATCACGGGGTTCTTAGGCAGTGGAAAAACCACCCTAGTCAATCAAATTCTCAGCAATCGTCAGGATTTGAAAGTCGCCGTACTGGTGAATGAATTTGGCGATATTGATATCGATAGCCAACTTCTGGTTTCTATCGATGAAGAGATGGTGCAACTGAGCAATGGCTGCATTTGCTGCACCATTAATGATGACTTGGTGCAGGCAGTTTACAACGTCTTAGAAAACAGCGATCGCATTGACTATATGGTGATTGAAACCACCGGTATCGCCGATCCCCTGCCCATCATGCTGACCTTTCTGGGTACTGAGTTACGAGATCTGACCCATCTTGACTCTGTGATTACTCTAGTGGATGCGTCTGAATTTACCCCAGAGCATTTTGATAGCCAAGCAGCCCTGAAACAAATTGCTTATGGAGACATTATCCTGCTCAATAAAACGGACTTAGTTACCGTTGAAAAAGTTGAGGAACTCGAAGGTCACATTCAGGCAATGAAAGAAAAAGCTCGCATGATGCGCTGCCAAAATGGGCAAGTGCCTCTGCCGGTAATTTTGGATGTGGGATATAACAACGAAGAATCCTACGCCGATCTTGTCCAGGAAGAGATTGAAAAAACCCAGCACGATCACGACGATCCCCACCATCACGAGCATAGTCATGACCATCACGATCATGAACATCATCACCATCACTCCGATCATTTGGATAACGATGGATTTGTGTCGGTGTCTTATTGCAGCGATCGCCCCTTCTCCCTACGGAAGTTTGAAGAATTCCTTGATACTTTACCTCCTAACATATTTCGGGCTAAGGGTCTGCTCTGGTTTACCCAAAGTCCCCACAAACACATCTTTCAGCTCTGTGGCAAACGCTGCACTCTCAATGCTGAAGACTGGGATAATGTACCCCCTAGTAACCAAATTGTGGTCATTGGGCGGCACATCAACAGCGAGCAAATTCGTAACAAACTAGCCCTGTGTGAAGCACCTTAGTTCCTGGTTAGTGAACTTTCTCCATCAATAGCAGAGAAAGAGTCGGTTGGGACTCCAGTTCAATACTCAAACCCAGCTTCCCTAGTGCAAAGCGCTATAGGAGGGCAACCTCCACACAACTCAATTCTCAACTGTCCTTACTCTCCTGTAATTCTATGACTGCCCAAATACCTGCTCATAACCTATCTGTCGATCAAACCATTGCTGCGATTTCTGCCCAACCTCAGCCACGGGTTTCCCAAGCCGAGATGGAACAAGCTGTGCGAACCTTGTTATTGGGATTGGGAGAAGACCCCGATCGCGAAGGCTTGCGGGATACTCCGAAACGAGTCGTCAAAGCACTCCAGTTTCTCACCTCTGGGTATCACCAATCTCTAGATGAATTGCTCAATGGCGCTGTATTTCACGAAGATACCGATGAAATGGTATTAGTCAGAGATATCGATCTCTTTAGCTCCTGC
Protein-coding regions in this window:
- a CDS encoding type II toxin-antitoxin system Phd/YefM family antitoxin, translating into METISQNQYANLINELVDRAIENDRPILLQGSAGNAIVISETEWNAIQETLYLQSIPGMSQSIKEGGQTPVEDCVDESIIRDILNG
- a CDS encoding Txe/YoeB family addiction module toxin; the protein is MEEWAIIFTKQAEKDSRKIASAGLGKQVTRILDVVKENPYATYPPYEKLSGDLQGYYSRRINIQHRLVYQILLEEKIIKVIRMWTHYEL
- a CDS encoding CobW family GTP-binding protein — translated: MTLTSSDITRSPIEIPKRGMPITIITGFLGSGKTTLVNQILSNRQDLKVAVLVNEFGDIDIDSQLLVSIDEEMVQLSNGCICCTINDDLVQAVYNVLENSDRIDYMVIETTGIADPLPIMLTFLGTELRDLTHLDSVITLVDASEFTPEHFDSQAALKQIAYGDIILLNKTDLVTVEKVEELEGHIQAMKEKARMMRCQNGQVPLPVILDVGYNNEESYADLVQEEIEKTQHDHDDPHHHEHSHDHHDHEHHHHHSDHLDNDGFVSVSYCSDRPFSLRKFEEFLDTLPPNIFRAKGLLWFTQSPHKHIFQLCGKRCTLNAEDWDNVPPSNQIVVIGRHINSEQIRNKLALCEAP